One window of the Benincasa hispida cultivar B227 chromosome 3, ASM972705v1, whole genome shotgun sequence genome contains the following:
- the LOC120074681 gene encoding histone H1, giving the protein MSSIGEAEVKVPAEDVPPVMVPAAEEPKEAEKPPVKEKKPRAPREKKPRQSKVASHPPYFQMINEAISSLNEKNGSSPYAIAKYMEEKHKAVLPANFRKILSLQLKNSTAKGKLTKIKASYKLSETGKKKDKNATKVAKANAEKKTKQARTTRTTGRKRKAVKKDEAASKAAKAVKKVVAKKPKRSTPAKPKPPKSIRSPAAKRAKKAVA; this is encoded by the exons ATGTCGTCGATCGGAGAGGCCGAAGTGAAAGTTCCGGCGGAGGATGTTCCTCCTGTGATGGTTCCAGCTGCAGAGGAGCCGAAAGAGGCCGAGAAGCCGCCGGTGAAGGAGAAGAAACCTAGGGCTCCGAGAGAGAAGAAGCCTAGGCAGTCTAAAGTTGCTTCACATCCACCGTATTTTCAG ATGATCAATGAAGCAATCTCGTCGCTCAACGAGAAGAATGGGTCGAGTCCGTACGCCATAGCCAAATACATGGAGGAGAAACACAAGGCAGTTCTTCCTGCGAATTTCAGGAAAATCTTGTCTCTTCAATTGAAGAATTCCACTGCTAAAGGAAAATTAACGAAGATCAAGGCATCGTATAAGCTGTCCGAAACGGGAAAGAAAAAGGACAAGAACGCAACGAAGGTCGCTAAAGCGAACGCGGAGAAGAAAACTAAACAGGCAAGAACGACGAGAACTACTGGAAGGAAGAGGAAGGCGGTGAAGAAGGATGAGGCGGCGAGTAAGGCGGCGAAGGCGGTGAAGAAAGTTGTTGCAAAGAAACCGAAAAGATCAACTCCGGCGAAGCCAAAACCGCCGAAATCAATTAGGTCCCCTGCTGCGAAGAGGGCTAAGAAAGCGGTTGCGTGA